A single window of Sphaerodactylus townsendi isolate TG3544 linkage group LG03, MPM_Stown_v2.3, whole genome shotgun sequence DNA harbors:
- the DALRD3 gene encoding DALR anticodon-binding domain-containing protein 3 isoform X2: MTCFSAKSSGICASSAVAMETDDGRLSVSKTLRALKDVLAGKVADGARGAAWFKESSSRNLRSRDFLAPQAALRAVFGDGQVPDGIVKSVLSLKCPGVPPIQCCQNGLAGLTVQLDRTAVFADILKAIPSYAKPPQIALGGPCVVLNCVPLHGCKGLNSFSLNHLRAILVTDHLAGVLQAQGVDVHLVPALADEETRRFLRQLQIEWPSGLEMSPSSEDFLTMKDALRQCPHATFAEMDEEGAMCRLHLRGFLGNQEQQKDSLEGYDPNLDVFLVTEEKLLHVAELQRAASQCAALAPGRCYDVVHVVSHEEAFQQQKVDLLWRLVAPQVPPASQKHLVCGPVKVAAAASPVSVLQYFQVRHSQMYEASVLKYGDLSQDESWTETISVLMSAAIRFEMLSTAHSKQILLDLEEASISTKGTKSGAFVMYNCARLATLFETYQREAEKG, from the exons ATGACATGTTTCTCTGCAAAGAGTTCCGGAATATGTGCCTCCAGCGCCGTCGCCATGGAGACGGACGACGGCCGGCTGTCGGTGTCGAAGACCCTGCGGGCTCTCAAAGACGTCCTCGCAGGAAAGGTCGCGGATGGAGCCCGCGGCGCAGCGTGGTTCAAGGAGAGCAGCAGCCGGAACTTGCGTAGCCGCGACTTCCTGGCCCCACAGGCCGCCCTCAGGGCGGTGTTCGGGGATGGACAG GTTCCTGATGGTATCGTCAAGAGTGTGCTGTCACTGAAATGTCCAGGTGTGCCACCCATCCAGTGCTGCCAAAATGGCTTGGCAGGACTGACAGTGCAACTGGACAGAACTGCTGTCTTTGCGGATATCCTGAAAGCCATCCCTTCGTATGCCAAACCTCCGCAAATAGCCCTTGGTGGGCCCTGCGTGGTGCTCAATTGCGTGCCCCTGCATGGGTGTAAGGGCCTGAACTCATTCAGCCTGAATCATCTGAGAGCCATTCTGGTCACCGACCACCTCGCTGGTGTGCTCCAAGCTCAAGG GGTGGATGTACATCTGGTCCCCGCTTTGGCTGATGAGGAAACCCGGAGATTCCTGCGCCAGTTGCAGATCGAGTGGCCCTCAGGTTTGGAAATGTCCCCCAGCTCTGAGGATTTTCTCACCATGAAGGATGCCCTTCGCCAGTGCCCTCATGCCACGTTTGCCGAGATGGACGAAGAGGGAGCCATGTGCAGACTGCACTTGAGAGGGTTCTTGGgaaatcaggagcagcagaaagatAGCCTGGAAGGCTATGACCCAAACCTGGACGTGTTCCTTG TGACGGAGGAGAAACTGCTCCACGTGGCTGAGCTGCAACGTGCGGCCTCGCAGTGTGCG GCGCTTGCTCCAGGAAGATGCTACGACGTTGTGCATGTGGTGAGCCACGAGGAGGCATTCCAGCAGCAGAAGGTGGACTTGCTGTGGAGGCTGGTAGCTCCACAAGTGCCCCCTGCCTCCCAG AAACACCTCGTCTGTGGGCCAGTGAAAGTTGCTGCCGCTGCCTCCCCTGTGAGCGTCCTTCAGTATTTCCA GGTGAGGCACTCCCAGATGTATGAGGCTTCCGTGCTGAAGTATGGTGACCTCTCCCAGG ATGAATCCTGGACGGAAACCATCAGTGTCTTGATGTCAGCTGCCATCCGATTTGAGATGCTGAGCACAGCTCATTCAAAACAG ATTCTCCTGGATTTGGAGGAGGCCAGCATCTCTACCAAAGGAACCAAGAGTGGGGCCTTTGTCATGTACAATTGTGCTCGTCTAGCCACGCTGTTTGAGACATACCAGCGGGAAGCAGAGAAAG